Proteins from one Cellulosilyticum lentocellum DSM 5427 genomic window:
- a CDS encoding WG repeat-containing protein, producing the protein MKFKETKVTQLLMSIIIVTIVLLAGCGIAKSSVNEATIMDNSEDKSDINKTTAMESDEDKVGVNQPIVTDANNEKYLYLIKDNNKYGFIDENGNTIVEPQYEYASDFSQGYAVISYQGSYGYIDGLGQVVIQPQYELALNFSEGLATVQINGKWGYINEEGKLAIEPQFDSAESFSEGKAAVSVGRKIQYINKKGEKIIEVIGEVGFEFKESYAVIENAVSGKVYSQFINEKGEFVFQKYGAADSFSDGLAVVMTGDRYEGEDNLYGYINGSGNIVIEQQFVGAMSFSEGVAAIYDGVNWRYINQQKENIFDRTFESAQSFSEGLAGVRQDGKWGFINKSGEDVIKAQYDNVEAFKHGLAKVLKNGKWMYIDTDNKCIWEQKLLEKDTYKQAEEIYTSSLLKFQIIIPNSWEGLYKVKENNEGVEFLYSIDKKTYNLFLISTLNMDEWKTTEQYMYTYLGERGDTVYVSQCFEGEYSNETEKGKRIGEKIDELRQAFSIEKNFRIID; encoded by the coding sequence ATGAAATTTAAGGAGACTAAAGTAACTCAATTATTAATGAGCATTATAATTGTAACAATCGTGTTATTAGCTGGATGTGGTATAGCTAAGTCAAGTGTAAATGAAGCTACAATTATGGATAATAGTGAAGATAAATCTGATATAAATAAAACTACAGCTATGGAAAGTGATGAGGATAAGGTTGGAGTAAATCAACCTATAGTTACAGATGCAAATAATGAAAAATATCTCTATTTAATTAAAGATAACAATAAGTATGGTTTTATAGATGAAAATGGAAACACTATAGTTGAACCACAATATGAATATGCAAGTGATTTTTCACAAGGGTATGCTGTAATTAGTTATCAGGGTTCATATGGGTATATTGATGGCTTGGGTCAAGTGGTAATTCAGCCTCAATATGAGCTTGCTTTAAATTTCAGTGAGGGACTAGCAACAGTTCAGATTAATGGTAAATGGGGATATATAAATGAAGAAGGGAAACTAGCAATTGAACCCCAATTTGATTCAGCCGAGTCTTTCAGTGAGGGAAAGGCTGCTGTAAGTGTAGGGCGCAAAATACAATATATTAATAAAAAGGGAGAAAAAATTATAGAAGTCATTGGGGAGGTAGGATTTGAATTTAAGGAAAGTTATGCAGTAATTGAAAATGCCGTTAGTGGTAAAGTATATAGTCAATTTATTAATGAGAAGGGAGAATTTGTATTTCAAAAATATGGTGCAGCAGATAGCTTTTCAGATGGATTAGCGGTAGTTATGACAGGAGATAGATATGAAGGTGAAGACAATTTATATGGCTATATTAATGGTAGTGGAAATATAGTAATAGAACAACAATTTGTAGGAGCAATGAGTTTCTCAGAAGGAGTAGCTGCTATTTATGATGGTGTGAATTGGAGGTATATTAATCAACAAAAAGAAAATATTTTTGATAGAACATTCGAATCAGCGCAGAGTTTTTCTGAGGGACTAGCTGGTGTGAGGCAAGACGGTAAATGGGGGTTTATCAATAAGTCTGGTGAAGATGTTATTAAGGCACAATATGACAATGTAGAAGCATTTAAGCACGGATTAGCAAAAGTATTAAAAAATGGTAAGTGGATGTATATTGACACAGATAATAAGTGTATTTGGGAGCAGAAGTTACTAGAAAAAGATACATATAAGCAAGCAGAAGAAATATATACTAGTTCGTTATTGAAATTTCAAATTATTATCCCAAATAGTTGGGAAGGCTTGTATAAAGTCAAAGAAAATAATGAAGGGGTAGAGTTTTTATATTCAATTGATAAAAAAACATACAACTTATTTTTAATAAGCACATTAAACATGGATGAATGGAAAACGACAGAACAATATATGTATACATATTTGGGGGAACGAGGAGATACAGTTTATGTATCTCAGTGCTTTGAAGGTGAATATAGCAATGAGACAGAAAAGGGTAAACGTATAGGAGAAAAGATTGATGAGCTAAGACAAGCATTTTCTATAGAAAAGAACTTTAGAATAATAGATTAA
- a CDS encoding C40 family peptidase, producing MPDELRVETDELSELSRNIDRCYRNVCSSYKRDINSIKREMENIISRYSDYGSVVSSARGILSSLKDIEHKMGSVEEHSQRLVTNTKQAATLYKESEYMSKGVLDKGRLSVGKTIKFPGSIGSSNISFKASNELGEKSQEWEEEFLLIGGNQAEKFARSESDIAYLEGGILYESIDGKIYKNGELVAEKDYKYIPHEVGGLRATDGNGTFARAYVENKTVYEQIGKQIYKNGVLIPEENYKYVPKEIGGIRDTIGKGSYVIVSQTYVEGDTIYQRIGGIIYKNGKVITADDYKYIPVEIGGIREIEGNGNFAQGYKEGEYTYIKIGDIIYKNGKKVSKNDYKYVPQEIGGLRENVGGGNYITNELVDLVTSIGKEIGDTTLALEGEELADYWREKLAEEAKYWVGKIPYCIDSVITTQILDKNNAPPYMDCSDFTSSVYKTIFGIDIGPNCSTQVGRGKSVEKEELKIGDLIFFDTNGINNKQTTHVGIYIGNGQFVHEGGENSNPNTLKSGENVKIGDLNNSYWAPKYVKAVRIIQDDGNIINTTSTKLPSIIIENENTSTSNNVVQGTYNGLSDENEAIKRFLKITIKNEGKDKFYNVSNPGDGQAVSFGFNQWCIGQGSFQSLFKAYDKQYPGKLEKLIGQDMAKQLKNNVIYASTAEGTKWAKINMSAGEYGVNKKWTEALQKIGNDIDMQKVQTQKAINDAILPAINDLDSFGIELSDRFIYVMNDLRVQGGSLYPSVPRNIEGVNVKLDKEYYLSKINESMTSEEKLVQIVCARASGCNAEWERNFAVRKIPYITGYGYTTYGEDKALRGNTRFYLNPDEILDKKLGAKLGYKNWESDLTRSMGFKDEVLNKQELIQALTVDNVWRILNEI from the coding sequence ATGCCAGATGAATTAAGGGTTGAGACTGATGAACTAAGTGAGCTATCAAGGAATATAGATAGATGCTATAGAAATGTATGTTCGAGCTATAAGAGAGATATCAATAGTATTAAGAGAGAGATGGAAAATATTATATCTAGATATAGTGACTATGGAAGTGTAGTAAGTTCTGCTAGGGGAATATTATCTAGTTTAAAGGATATAGAGCATAAAATGGGAAGTGTAGAGGAGCATAGCCAGAGACTTGTGACTAATACTAAGCAGGCTGCAACTTTGTATAAAGAAAGCGAGTATATGTCTAAAGGTGTCCTTGATAAAGGAAGATTAAGTGTTGGTAAGACTATTAAATTTCCAGGAAGTATTGGTAGTAGTAATATTTCATTTAAAGCGAGTAATGAATTAGGCGAGAAGAGTCAAGAATGGGAAGAAGAATTTCTACTAATTGGAGGTAATCAAGCAGAAAAGTTTGCAAGAAGTGAATCGGACATAGCTTATTTAGAAGGTGGTATTTTATACGAAAGTATAGATGGAAAAATATATAAAAATGGAGAGTTAGTAGCGGAAAAAGATTATAAATATATTCCGCATGAAGTAGGTGGTTTACGTGCCACAGATGGAAATGGTACTTTTGCAAGAGCTTATGTAGAAAACAAAACAGTTTATGAGCAAATAGGAAAGCAAATATATAAGAATGGTGTACTAATACCAGAAGAAAACTATAAATATGTACCAAAAGAGATTGGGGGAATAAGGGACACGATCGGAAAAGGAAGTTATGTTATAGTATCTCAAACATATGTAGAAGGAGATACCATATATCAGCGCATAGGAGGAATTATTTATAAAAACGGTAAGGTGATAACTGCAGATGATTATAAATATATCCCAGTAGAAATAGGTGGAATAAGAGAGATAGAAGGTAATGGTAACTTTGCACAGGGATATAAAGAAGGGGAATATACATACATTAAGATAGGAGATATTATTTATAAAAATGGTAAGAAAGTGTCTAAAAATGATTATAAGTATGTACCACAGGAAATAGGTGGACTAAGAGAGAATGTTGGTGGTGGAAATTATATAACGAATGAATTAGTGGATCTAGTAACAAGTATAGGAAAAGAAATAGGTGATACTACTTTAGCATTAGAGGGAGAAGAACTAGCTGATTATTGGAGAGAAAAACTTGCAGAGGAGGCCAAATACTGGGTGGGAAAGATACCGTACTGTATAGATAGCGTAATAACTACCCAAATATTAGATAAAAATAATGCACCACCATACATGGATTGTTCGGATTTTACAAGTTCAGTGTATAAGACCATTTTCGGAATAGATATTGGGCCTAATTGTAGTACTCAGGTAGGTAGAGGTAAATCAGTAGAAAAGGAAGAGTTAAAGATAGGTGATTTAATATTTTTTGATACAAATGGTATTAATAATAAACAGACAACTCATGTAGGGATATATATTGGAAATGGACAATTCGTTCATGAGGGCGGAGAGAATAGCAACCCAAATACTCTTAAAAGTGGGGAAAATGTAAAGATTGGAGATTTAAATAACAGTTATTGGGCGCCTAAGTATGTTAAGGCTGTTAGAATCATACAGGATGATGGAAATATTATAAATACCACTTCTACTAAATTGCCATCGATAATTATAGAAAATGAAAATACAAGTACTTCTAATAATGTAGTACAGGGTACATATAATGGCCTATCAGATGAAAATGAAGCAATAAAAAGGTTCTTAAAGATCACTATCAAAAATGAAGGAAAGGATAAATTTTATAACGTATCTAATCCAGGTGATGGTCAAGCTGTTTCATTTGGATTTAATCAATGGTGTATTGGGCAAGGGTCGTTTCAATCCCTATTCAAAGCGTATGATAAACAGTATCCAGGCAAGTTGGAAAAACTCATAGGACAAGACATGGCAAAACAACTAAAAAATAATGTCATCTATGCTTCTACAGCTGAGGGGACAAAATGGGCAAAGATAAATATGAGTGCTGGAGAGTATGGAGTTAACAAGAAATGGACAGAAGCATTACAAAAAATAGGAAATGATATTGATATGCAGAAAGTACAAACACAAAAAGCAATTAATGATGCGATTCTACCAGCAATTAATGATTTGGATTCATTTGGAATTGAATTATCTGATAGATTTATATATGTAATGAATGACCTAAGAGTACAGGGAGGTTCTTTATATCCCAGTGTCCCTAGAAACATAGAGGGTGTAAATGTAAAATTAGACAAAGAATATTATTTATCTAAAATAAATGAGAGCATGACATCTGAAGAAAAGTTAGTACAGATTGTATGTGCAAGAGCTAGTGGGTGCAATGCAGAATGGGAAAGAAATTTTGCAGTAAGAAAAATACCTTATATTACTGGATATGGTTACACTACCTATGGTGAAGATAAGGCCTTAAGAGGGAATACACGTTTTTATTTAAACCCAGATGAAATATTAGATAAAAAATTAGGAGCTAAATTAGGATATAAAAATTGGGAAAGTGACTTAACTAGGAGTATGGGGTTTAAGGATGAGGTACTAAATAAACAAGAATTAATACAAGCACTAACTGTAGATAATGTATGGAGGATATTAAATGAAATTTAA
- a CDS encoding WXG100 family type VII secretion target has protein sequence MSASSLVSKVQQTSSTLQSSSRQMKADVEAVKKNWSGSSYDNFRASYCELEKKFSTLNSSWRNVASQLNSLSGAVEVAERDKKAKLAAAKSKNK, from the coding sequence ATGTCAGCATCATCTTTAGTAAGTAAAGTTCAGCAAACTTCAAGTACCTTGCAAAGTAGCAGTAGGCAGATGAAAGCAGATGTGGAAGCCGTCAAAAAGAACTGGAGTGGAAGCAGTTATGATAATTTTAGAGCTTCATATTGTGAACTAGAAAAGAAATTTTCAACATTAAACAGTAGCTGGAGAAATGTAGCAAGTCAATTAAATAGTTTATCAGGAGCAGTAGAAGTAGCAGAGAGAGATAAAAAAGCTAAGTTAGCAGCAGCTAAAAGTAAAAATAAGTAA
- a CDS encoding stalk domain-containing protein — MKKGLLKWLAVMMMAMLCMPQVFALSEIRVRVNGAQVYFPDGKPYVDSNSRVLVPVRFVSEQLGAKVEWDAAAKRVTILDGDKVVILHINSKQIMVDGQVKELDTAAIVKGTRTYVPIRFVSEALGATVKWDNKVRIVYIDNGKEPLPEVKVCTSGNFNIPITNGTKVNKIGDSWYIQTKNLSDIWFNEEWASKGNMSILVTQGLKVDYGVQCDEIEALLAQDMSVSEAKKIIDYVRTKKEMYQNLPAKTFNTANYTVKVESNSSESTEIRVIHK, encoded by the coding sequence ATGAAAAAAGGATTATTAAAATGGTTAGCAGTCATGATGATGGCAATGCTATGTATGCCACAAGTATTTGCACTATCAGAGATACGTGTAAGGGTTAATGGAGCACAAGTGTATTTTCCAGATGGAAAGCCTTATGTGGATAGTAATAGTAGAGTATTAGTGCCAGTTAGGTTTGTAAGTGAACAGTTAGGAGCAAAGGTAGAGTGGGACGCAGCAGCAAAAAGGGTAACGATTCTAGATGGGGATAAAGTAGTCATATTACACATTAATTCAAAGCAAATTATGGTGGATGGACAAGTTAAAGAATTAGATACAGCAGCTATTGTAAAAGGAACAAGAACTTATGTACCAATAAGATTTGTAAGTGAAGCATTAGGAGCAACGGTTAAATGGGATAATAAGGTAAGAATTGTGTACATAGATAATGGAAAAGAGCCATTGCCAGAAGTAAAAGTTTGTACATCAGGTAATTTTAATATCCCAATTACTAATGGGACAAAGGTGAATAAGATAGGAGATTCATGGTATATACAAACTAAAAATCTTTCTGATATATGGTTTAATGAGGAGTGGGCATCCAAAGGAAATATGTCAATTTTAGTTACTCAGGGTTTAAAGGTAGACTATGGAGTACAATGTGATGAGATAGAAGCATTATTAGCACAAGATATGAGTGTAAGTGAAGCAAAAAAAATAATAGATTATGTAAGAACTAAGAAAGAGATGTATCAAAATCTTCCTGCTAAGACATTTAATACTGCCAACTATACTGTTAAGGTTGAATCAAATAGTAGCGAGTCCACTGAAATTCGTGTGATTCATAAGTAG
- a CDS encoding NlpC/P60 family protein: MPGELQVETDELSELSRKTDRCYRNVCSNYKRDINSIKREMENIISRYNEYGSVVSCARGILSSLKEIEYKTEGIEENSQRLVTNTKQAVALYKESEYISKAVLDKGRLSFGKSIKFSGSIGSSNISFKASNELGEKSQEWEGELRIVGGNQAEKFARSESDSAYLEGGILYESIDGKIYKNGELVAEKDYKYIPHEVGGLRATDGNGTLARAYVENKTVYEQIGKQIYKNGVLVPEENYKYVPKEIGGIRETIGRGSYVIVSQTYVEGDNIYQRIGGIIYKNGKEIAVDDYKYIPVEIGGLREVDGKGSFAQGYKEGGNTYVKIGDVIYKNGKEVSKNDYKYVPQEIGGLRETVGGGNYITSELVDLVTNIGKEIGGTAVTLEGEELADYWRNELVEFAELFKGKIPYQYGGEGIQILDPKNPPKNMDCSAFVASIYLTKFGIKLPRTTKEQIKEGIEVSKEELKIGDLIFFDWKDPNTGKRDGIVDHVGIYIGNGQYIDEGGTGEKANVRICNLSNASSSVLAVRRIIQDNGTILNNKLPEVKGDGKSDITPIQKLDSSSEIDKKLYDTSKVYAHEVDLVNQITSVNKEKFKWDIDNFKRIYQGNKETYERISEKTGIPPELIAALHYRESGCNFNTYLHNGQKLGKTTTIVPKGIYFEDFTEAAIDALSRKSSVRDEFQLTFDCNDIAKMMAFAERYNGLGYYNKKRVSPYVYSGTNVYTGGKYVSDGVYDSNTVDKQPGVYILIDAIK, translated from the coding sequence ATATTATATCTAGATATAATGAATATGGAAGTGTAGTAAGTTGTGCTAGGGGAATATTATCTAGTTTAAAGGAAATAGAGTATAAAACAGAGGGTATAGAGGAAAATAGTCAGCGTCTTGTGACTAATACTAAGCAGGCTGTAGCTTTGTATAAAGAAAGTGAGTATATATCTAAAGCTGTCCTTGATAAAGGAAGATTAAGTTTTGGTAAGTCTATTAAATTTTCAGGAAGTATTGGTAGTAGTAATATTTCATTTAAAGCGAGTAATGAATTAGGTGAGAAGAGTCAAGAATGGGAAGGAGAACTCCGAATAGTTGGAGGTAACCAAGCAGAAAAGTTTGCAAGAAGTGAATCAGACAGCGCTTATTTAGAAGGTGGTATTTTATACGAAAGTATAGATGGAAAAATATATAAAAATGGAGAGTTAGTAGCGGAAAAAGATTATAAATATATTCCGCATGAAGTAGGTGGTTTACGTGCCACAGATGGAAATGGTACTCTTGCAAGAGCTTATGTAGAAAACAAAACAGTTTATGAGCAAATAGGCAAGCAAATTTACAAGAATGGTGTACTAGTACCAGAAGAAAACTATAAATATGTACCGAAAGAGATTGGGGGAATAAGGGAGACGATTGGAAGAGGAAGTTATGTTATAGTATCTCAAACATATGTAGAAGGAGATAATATATATCAGCGTATAGGAGGAATTATTTATAAAAATGGTAAGGAGATAGCTGTAGATGATTATAAATATATCCCAGTAGAAATAGGAGGACTTCGTGAAGTAGACGGTAAAGGAAGCTTTGCCCAAGGTTATAAAGAAGGTGGAAATACTTATGTAAAGATAGGAGATGTTATCTATAAAAATGGTAAGGAAGTGTCTAAAAATGATTATAAGTATGTACCACAGGAAATAGGAGGACTAAGAGAGACTGTTGGTGGTGGAAATTATATAACGAGTGAATTAGTGGATCTAGTAACAAATATAGGAAAAGAAATAGGTGGTACTGCTGTAACATTAGAGGGAGAAGAACTAGCTGATTATTGGAGAAATGAACTTGTTGAGTTTGCTGAGTTGTTTAAAGGGAAGATTCCATATCAGTATGGTGGAGAGGGAATACAAATATTAGATCCTAAAAACCCGCCTAAAAATATGGATTGTTCAGCTTTTGTTGCATCGATATATCTAACAAAATTTGGGATTAAATTACCTAGAACTACCAAGGAACAAATTAAAGAAGGAATCGAAGTAAGTAAAGAAGAACTTAAAATAGGAGACTTGATTTTCTTTGATTGGAAAGATCCAAATACAGGAAAAAGGGACGGAATAGTAGATCATGTAGGAATATATATTGGAAATGGACAATATATAGATGAAGGAGGAACTGGAGAAAAAGCTAATGTAAGAATTTGTAATCTATCAAATGCTTCTAGTTCAGTTTTGGCAGTAAGAAGAATTATACAGGATAATGGGACTATTTTAAATAATAAACTACCCGAAGTAAAGGGAGATGGTAAATCAGATATTACACCAATACAAAAGCTGGATAGTAGCAGTGAAATTGATAAAAAGTTATATGATACTAGCAAGGTATATGCCCATGAAGTTGATTTAGTAAACCAAATAACATCAGTTAATAAAGAAAAATTCAAATGGGATATTGATAACTTTAAAAGAATATATCAGGGTAACAAAGAAACGTATGAAAGGATATCTGAAAAAACAGGTATACCACCAGAATTAATTGCTGCGTTACATTATCGAGAATCAGGTTGTAATTTTAATACATATTTACATAATGGGCAAAAACTTGGGAAAACAACTACTATAGTACCTAAGGGCATATATTTTGAAGATTTTACAGAAGCAGCAATAGATGCACTATCACGGAAATCGAGTGTTAGAGATGAATTTCAATTAACTTTTGATTGTAATGATATAGCAAAAATGATGGCATTTGCTGAACGCTATAATGGATTGGGATACTATAACAAGAAAAGAGTTAGCCCATATGTTTATAGCGGAACTAACGTATACACTGGAGGAAAATATGTTTCAGACGGTGTGTATGATTCCAATACTGTAGATAAGCAACCCGGGGTATATATACTTATAGATGCAATAAAGTGA